DNA sequence from the bacterium genome:
ACGAGCATCGCGACCGTCTCGAGCAGTGCCTGGCCGAGCCCGCCGTGGCAGATCACGAGCACCCCGATGCGCGGCGCCTCCGCGGGCGGCGGCATACTCATACCTTGGCGCGGGCCCGGACGACGCGATTAAAGTCCGTTACGGCGCCGCCGGGGATCCATACGGCCTCGAGCGCCGCGCCCGCCGCGTCCAGCGCCTGCCATGCGGCGAGATCGTCGGGGTCCGCGGCGACCTCCTTCGTCAGCCGCTCCCGGCCCGGGGCCGCCCGCACGTTCCCCACGTTGACCTTGGTCAGCGGCACGCCCGCCGCCATGAGCCGCAGCAATTCCCGGGGGCCGCGCGCGAGCACCATCACGGTGTCGTCCGGAAACCCGTCGTGCGCCAGCGCCGCCCCCGCCTCGTCCACCGGCAGAATGGACGTCTGCACGCCCGGGGGCGCCGCGAACTGCATCAGGGTCTTCTGCATCTCGTCTTTCGCCACGTCATCGTCCGCCACGACGATGCGCGTCGCACCGACCATGCGGACCCATCCCAGCACGACCTGCCCGTGAATCAGCCGGTCGTCCACCCGCACGAGCGCGATCTTCACGGTCGCACCCCGCGGCGCGGCGGTGCGCTACCTGGGCAGCGCGAGGCGCGCCGCAAGATAGCGCTTGTCGTCGAGCCGCATCGCGTCGGGCCGGACGCCGCGGGTGAGCGCCGCGTGGTATGCGAACTGGTAGAGCGGCAGCACGGCGTACAGCGGCGTCAGGCACTCCGGCACCGCGAGCGCGAGCCGCGTGACGTGCGCCACGCGGGGAAGGCCGTCGGCCGCGTCCGTGATCACCCAGACCTGCGCGCCGATTTCCCCGAGCGCCGCGGCGAACCCGGTGGCCTTCGAGTAGGCCGGCCCCTGCAGCGCGAGCAGGATGACCAGGTCGCCGGAATCGATCGAGACCCAGGGCCCGTGCATCGCCTCTTCGAGCTCCCACGCGTGCGCCGGGACGTGCGCCGTCTCCTGCAGCTTCAACGCGCCCTCGTACGCGGTCGCGAGGTTCGGTCCGGCCCCGATGACGAACACCCGAGGCCACTCCCGCGCGCCCGCGCCGAGCCGCTGGGCCTGCGCCGCGGACTCGTCGAGGATCTGCCGGGCCGTCTCGGGCGACACGTCGAGGGCCCGCCGGTACGCGTCGGCGTTGCGTTCCCGGCGGGCCGCCATCTCCACGGCCAGCAGGTAGTGCTTCAACAAGGAGGCGACGTAACTGCGGGTCTTCGGGAGGGCGGGCTCGCGCCCGCCCTCCCCCAGAATCGTGCACGTCGCGGCCTCCGCGATCGGCGACCACGGCACGTCGGTCAGGCCGATCGTGACCGCGCCGCGCTGTCGCGCCGTCGACAGCGCGGCCATGACGGACTCGGTCCCCCCGGTGTGCGAGATGGCGATGAGGCCGGCCCGGTCGAGGGCCGCCGGAGGATATGCCGCAAACTCGAACGCGTCGTGCGCCACTGCCGGGACGCCGGCGATCTTCGGGAAGACGTAGGTCGCAGCGATCGCGGAGAAATAGGAGGTCCCGCAGCCGACGAGATGCACCGCTTGGACGCCGTCGAGCGCTTCCGCGGCGCGTCCGACCTCCCCCCGCCGTTCCGGCCTCAGCGTGCCGCGCAGCGTCGCCGGAACGCTGGCCACGCCCTCCCACATCAGAAACGGATGGGTGGTCCGCTCGAGCGCGGAGGTGAGCATGTCCCCCGCCGGCTGCGCGTGCCCCCCGCCCAGTGCAGTGGGTATCACGTGTGTCGCTCCTACTTCAGAATTTGGAAGCCGCCGAGGATCAGGGACGCGGCGATCAGGCTGAGCATGAGCGTCGTGGTCTTGGTGCGCCGCCGCACCAGCCAGAACACTACCAGCACGAGCGCCAGCGGCAGCATCTTCGGCATGATGCCGTCCAGCATCGCCTGCAGAGACACGGAGGTCTTGCCGACGGTGTAGGTGAGCGGCGTTCCCACGGAGATCCAGACCGCGGTCAGCGCGCCGACCGTCATCAGTCCGACCATCGCGGCGCTCTCCATCACGCGGCGCAGCCCCGCCGAGCTGAACATGTTCAGCGCACGCTGGCCGAGACGATAGGCGGAGTCGAGCGTGGTCCAGTAGACGTAGAGGTGCAGCACGCCGAGAACCGCGATGAACAGGAACGGCGCGACGGGGTTGCCGGTGAGGGCCAGGGATGCGCAAATCCCACCCATCAGCGGCCGCGCGGTACCGTGGAACATCGAGTCCCCGATGCCGGCCAGCGGGCCCATGAGCCCGGACTTCATGCCCTGGATCGCCTGGGGCTCGATGTCCTCCCCGGCCGCGCGCCGGGCCTCCATGTCGGCCGTCAGCGCGAGGATCGAGCCGTGGATCCACGGGTGCGTGTTGAAGAAGACGAGATGCCGCTTGAGCGCTTCCACGTACCGCTGCGGCTGTCCCTTATAGATCCTCTTCAGAAATGGAATCAGCGCCCACGTGAACCCCAGCGCCTGCATCCGGTCGAAGCTGAACGCCGACTGCAGGGCGAAGCCGCGCCAGAAGATCTGGCGGATGTCGGCGGGCGTCACCGCCGGCCGCACGGCGATGTCCACGCTGCCGCCGGCGATCGCCGGCACCGGACGCGCGGGCTGCGCAGCCGGCACGGGAACCCGCGCCGGACCTTCCGCGGCGCGGCGCGTCTGCATTATGGCCGCCATGACGACGGCGAGGGCCGCCACGCCGAGGATGTTAAACTGCGTGTACGCCGCCAGCAGGAAGCCCAGGAAGAAGAACGGGAAGAGCGCCGGGGTGACGAGCGAGTTCAGCAGCAGCGCGAACCCGAGAGCCGGCAGCATGTTCCCCGCGAGGTTGATGCCGGCGGTCAGCCAGTGCGGAATCGACGCTGCGAGGGCCCGCACCGCCTCCACGCCGATCGCGAGCGCGACGAACGTCGGCACCGCGTCGGCGAGGAAGTGCACCGCGTTGCCGAGGTGTACCATCAGCGCGATGCCCCGGTCCTGGGCCTTGTCCGCGTAGCGCTCCGCGGCGTTCACGAAGAACACACTCACGGTCTTTGCCAGCAGCTCGAAGAACGAACCGAGCAGCGCCGCCGGGACCGCGATCAGAATCGCCGCCCCGATCCCCTGGTGGGCGGCGATGCCGAAGGCGGTGCCGAGG
Encoded proteins:
- a CDS encoding PTS system mannose/fructose/sorbose family transporter subunit IID, whose protein sequence is MSIGTAVILACLAGFAYFSRRFFGDWFLERPIVVAPITGLIMGDFHTGLIVGGTLELVFMGASDIGGSVPPNYNIGSILGTAFGIAAHQGIGAAILIAVPAALLGSFFELLAKTVSVFFVNAAERYADKAQDRGIALMVHLGNAVHFLADAVPTFVALAIGVEAVRALAASIPHWLTAGINLAGNMLPALGFALLLNSLVTPALFPFFFLGFLLAAYTQFNILGVAALAVVMAAIMQTRRAAEGPARVPVPAAQPARPVPAIAGGSVDIAVRPAVTPADIRQIFWRGFALQSAFSFDRMQALGFTWALIPFLKRIYKGQPQRYVEALKRHLVFFNTHPWIHGSILALTADMEARRAAGEDIEPQAIQGMKSGLMGPLAGIGDSMFHGTARPLMGGICASLALTGNPVAPFLFIAVLGVLHLYVYWTTLDSAYRLGQRALNMFSSAGLRRVMESAAMVGLMTVGALTAVWISVGTPLTYTVGKTSVSLQAMLDGIMPKMLPLALVLVVFWLVRRRTKTTTLMLSLIAASLILGGFQILK
- a CDS encoding PTS sugar transporter subunit IIB, with the translated sequence MKIALVRVDDRLIHGQVVLGWVRMVGATRIVVADDDVAKDEMQKTLMQFAAPPGVQTSILPVDEAGAALAHDGFPDDTVMVLARGPRELLRLMAAGVPLTKVNVGNVRAAPGRERLTKEVAADPDDLAAWQALDAAGAALEAVWIPGGAVTDFNRVVRARAKV
- a CDS encoding SIS domain-containing protein, yielding MIPTALGGGHAQPAGDMLTSALERTTHPFLMWEGVASVPATLRGTLRPERRGEVGRAAEALDGVQAVHLVGCGTSYFSAIAATYVFPKIAGVPAVAHDAFEFAAYPPAALDRAGLIAISHTGGTESVMAALSTARQRGAVTIGLTDVPWSPIAEAATCTILGEGGREPALPKTRSYVASLLKHYLLAVEMAARRERNADAYRRALDVSPETARQILDESAAQAQRLGAGAREWPRVFVIGAGPNLATAYEGALKLQETAHVPAHAWELEEAMHGPWVSIDSGDLVILLALQGPAYSKATGFAAALGEIGAQVWVITDAADGLPRVAHVTRLALAVPECLTPLYAVLPLYQFAYHAALTRGVRPDAMRLDDKRYLAARLALPR